The sequence TGGCGGCTGACCGTCATCTGCCCGTGACGTACGCCAAGCCCCACGGCGCCCTGTACCACGCGGCCAATGCAACACCGGCCCTGGCTCGCGCGGTGGTGGAGGGCATCGTGGAAGCGCTGGGGACCGCCGTCACCTGCATCGGCCCCGGCACGGGCGCGCTGCACGACGCGGCCCTGGCGGCGGGGCTGGCCTACGCCCGCGAAGGCTTCGCGGACCGAGGCACCCGGCCAGATGGCTCGCTGATTCCCCGAGGACAGCCCGGCGCGGTGCTGACCGACCACGCCCAGGCGCGGGCCAACACCGTGCGCCTGGCCAGCAGCGGCAGCGTGGACACCGTCTGCGTTCACGGCGACACGCCCGGCGCGGTGGCGCTGGCGCGCGAGGTCCGCGCCACCTTGGACGCGCTCGCACTTCGCGCCGAGCCTCTGGGAGAAGGCGCCCTGCGACTGGTCCTTCCCGAGGGACTGGAGCGGCGCGCCACGCGCGAGGCCCTCTGTGCCATGCCCGGCGTCCTCGACGCCGTCATCACCGAGGAGCACGCCTGCGTGTACTTCGCCCCGGATGCACCACCCGAGGAGCCTCGACTCGCGCTGGCGCGGTTGCTGCGCATCCCAGCCCCAGTGGCCGGCCGCCCCCTCACGACCATCTCCGTGCGCTACGACGGGCAGGACTTGCGCGCGGTGGCGGAACGCGCGGGCCTCACCGAGGACGAAGTGGCGCGGCGCCACACGGCGCGCGAGTACACGGTGCGCTGCGTGGGATTCCTCCCCGGGTTCGCCTATCTGGGCGAAGTCGACCCGAGCATCGCGGTCCCCAGGCTGGCCACGCCCCGCACGCGAGTGCCTGCCCTCGCGGTGGGAATCGCGGGTGGGCGCACGGGGGTGTATCCCTTCGCATCGCCTGGAGGCTGGAACCTCATCGGCACCGCGCTGGACTTCACCGCCTTCACAGCCGAGGAGGGCTCGGTGCTTCAGCTCGGGGACCGGGTGCGCTTCAAGCGGGTGGACCGATGACGGGCTGGCTGGACATCACGGGCGTGGGTGCGCCCGTCACGGTGCAGGACGCGGGACGGCCGGGGAAGATGCACCACGGCGTGCCTCCGGGGGGGCCGCTGGTCCCGGAGCTGCTCGCCCTGGCCAATCTCGCCGTGGGAAACGCGAGTGGAACGGCGGCGCTGGAAGCCTTCGGCCGGTTGGAGCTGCGCGCCCGAGGCCGAAGCGTTCGCGTGTCCATGGACGGACGCGCCCTCACGCTGGCGGATGGAGAGCGCCTCACCGTCCCCGCGCCCGAGTCGACGAGCGTGCGCTATGTCGCGGTGGACGGCGGGCTCGCCGTGCCGGAAGTGCTGGGGGGACGCGGCACCCTGCTGGTCGCGCGACTGGGCGGATACGAAGGACGCCTGTTGCGTTCGGGTGACAGCCTGCCCCTGGGTGACGCGAACGAGCGCGCCGAGGCGCGAGCGCCCGGTGCGTCACTGGATGCAGCGGCGCCCATCCGCGTGACGCTCGGACCGGACAACCGCCGCTTCGAACCAGCCACCGTGGCCACCCTGCTGTCAGGCGCCTTCACCGTGTCCGCCGCCACCGACCGCGTGGGGATGCGACTCCAAGGGCCATCGCTCACCCATGGTGACGAAGGCACGGGCACGTCGCGCCCCATGGTTCGTGGGGCCATCCAGGTGACGCTTTCAGGAACGCCCATCGTGCTGGGCCCCGACCATCCGACGACAGGTGGCTATCCACTCATCGCGACAGTCATTCGCGCCGATTGGGGACGGCTGTGTGCCCGCCGTCCAGGGGCCGCTGTCCGGTTCCAGGAAGTGAGCCTGGAAGAGGCACGGGAAGCGTGGCGGCACCACTCGGAGCACTTCGGTATCGGCACGCGCCCCACGAAGCCGTAAGCCGCGGCGCCAGGGTTCAGGGCGCCTCCAGCTCTGGGGGCCATAGCGCGCCCAGGTCCAGTTCCAGGTCCTCGAACGGCTCGGCGCGCACACACGCATCCCCCGAGTACTGCCCCCGCGCGGCCCATTCGCCTTCCCGTCGAGCGAAGACCTCCAGGGCCTTCGCTGTAGGGTCCACCAGCCACACGTGCCCCACGCCTTCGCGCGCGTAGATTTCCCGCTTGCGGTTCCTGTCCAGCTTCCAGGTCGACGGAGATAGCACCTCACAGACCCAGTCCGGCGCCAGCGTGAAGAAGGGGACGCGCCGCATCATGGGCATGCGCTCGCGGCGCCATCCCGCGATATCCGGCACCAGGACGTCCTGACCGACGTGCAGCTCGGGCTCGGTAACAATCCACCACCCTCCCGGCGCTCGCTGCCCGACCTGGAACCGGGAGACGAGCAGCCCGCCCAGGACGGAGTGCGCCACCGCATGCGGGCTCGCGGGCCTCGGCAATGCGATGAGCTCACCATCGATGATTTGCCCGACCATGTTCTCGGGCAGCGCCATCAGGTCTTCATAGGTCGCGGGACGCTTCGTCTCATTCCCCATCTCGGGACTCCCCAGGCCAGCCGCCTCCCACCCCTCTATCATCCGTATTGCCTCCCCCAAGTGGAACCCCACCTACAACAGCGTGTCCAATGATTCCTACCTCAGGGGTCCGACATGCCTTTGGGGGCAGGGCGCAAATCACTTTCCGGCTTCACCCGACGATGCGGAAATAAAGACTCCCCCAACCCCCGTGCCCCCTGAACTCCACCATCCAGGGGACGCAACTTTTTCCGGTTTCAACCGATACTGGAGAAGATGAGTCCCCCAAAAATCGGTTCCCGAGCCCCCGTCCGCCCCACCGAGCTCCGCGAGCCGCCCCGCCCCGCTCGCAACGAGGTCAAACCCCAGGCCAAGGCCCAGGTGACCCGGCCCGGCATGTCCGGGGTGTCCCAGTTCGAGTCTCCGCCCGCCCGGCAACAGCCCGTGGCGCTGAACGCCCCCGCGGCCCTGGCGCGCGGCCCGAGCGTCGCGCCGGGCAGCTATCCCACCGCCGCGGACGTGCGGAACATCGCCGCCATGCAGGACCCGGTGGCGCGCAACCATGCGATTACCCAGGGCTATTCGGACCTGTCCAACGCCATGGGGCAGTTGCTGGGCACGGAGAACGCCAACTGGTCCACCTTCGCGACCTGGGCCTCGAAGCAAGCCGGCGTGAGCATCCGCGGCGAGGACATGCCCAAGTTCTTCACGGACGCGCTCAAGGGCGCCGACGGCGTCATGGGGCCGATGTCCAAGGTGGACGACCTGCTGCGCAAGCTGGGCCTCCCCTCGCTGCCGCTGGGCGACATCGCCTCGGCGGGCAATGAGGCGCTCCAGAACGTCAGCAAGGCCATCGCCGACGGCAACAAGCTGGTGTTCGAGGAGGTGGGCCAGGAGTTCGCCCGCTTCGTGGAGACCTTCCAGGGCGACACCCAGTTTGACGCCGCCAAGGTGGAGCAGTACCTGAGCGGCTTCCCCGCGGACAAGCCGCTGCTGAAGGAGTCCTTCGGCCACTACGCCCAGGCCATGTTCGAGAAGGACCCGAACAAGAAGGCCGAGCTGATGCTCCTGGCCAACGACAAGGTGGGCCTGCACGAGCAGACGCAGCTCCAGCCCTACGTCGAGAAGGCGCTCAACTCGCCGGTGAAGGACACCTTCCGCGACATCCTCAAGCAGACCGTCGAGGCGCAAATCAATGCGCTCCCCTTCCCCGCCAACCTCGCGGGCAAGGCGGCCTTGAAGACGGGTCTGGTGGACGCGGCGCTGAACCCCGTGGTGGATGGCGTGGCGAACGTGTTCCGCCGCGTCGCCACCGAGCACATGATGAAGCTGGCCGTGCCGGGCAGCGCGCTGAAGCTGGGCAATGATTTGCCGCCGCCTCCGGGCATGGAGTCCACGCTCTTCCCGCCGCACCTGCGCTCCATCGAAAACCCCGAGCTGCGCGCGCTGCTGGGCCAGCTCGACAAGAGCCAGGACAGCCTCAAGGGCTCCGGGGCGAAGGACTGGAGCAAGCTGGACCAGCGGATGAACTACATCGTCGACCTCTTCCGCTCGCGGCAGTCGGACCCGGCGCTGTTCGACCCGCCGTTCGGTCAGCGGGGCACCTACCCGGTGGCGCCCTCGGCACCGCGCGTCTCCTAGGCGCGCGGTTTCAAGGCTCACGCCTCGTCGACGACGAACTGCTCCAGCCGGGCGATGCCCAGCTTCTTCATCCGGCTCTGGAGCGTGGACGGCTTGAGCCCCAGCAGCGCCGCGGCCCCATTGGCGCCGTAGACGCGGCCCCGCGTGAGCGAGAGCACTCGCATGATGTGCTCGCGCTGCACGGCCGCCAGCGTCAGCACGGGGGTCAGCTTTTGCCCTCCCACCGCGGGCGCCGGCTCCTCCGGCAGGGCCGTCACCCCGGCCGCGCCGCGCGTGGGAACGTCGAAGGACTCCGGCCCCAGCTCCGTCCCTCGCGTGAGGATGGTGGCCCGCTCCAGCACGTTGGCCAGCTCGCGCAAATTGCCCGGCCACTCATAGGCCTCCAACCGCACCAGGCCCTCGGGCGTCACCCGCATGCCCCGCCGTCCCGTCCGGCGCGCCTGTTCCTCCAGGAGGAAGGCGCACAGCTGTGGCAGGTCCTCGCGGCGCTCGCGCAGCGGCGGCAGGCGCAGGGGGAACACGCTCAACCGATAGTAGAGGTCCTCGCGGAAGCGCTTCTGGGCAATGGCTTGCTGAAGGTCCACGTGCGTGGCCGCCAGGATGCGCACGTCCGCGCGCACCGTCTTGTCGCTGCCCACCGGCTCGAATGTCTTCTCCTGCAGCGCCCGCAGCAGCTTCGCCTGGAGGTCGAAGGGCAGCTCGCCCACCTCATCCAGCAGCAGCGTGCCGCCATGCGCCATCTGGAAGCGTCCGGCCCGGTCCTTCGTGGCGCCGGTGAAGGCGCCCTTCACGTGGCCAAACAGCTCGCTCTCCAGCAGGCCCGCCGGAATGGCAGCGCAGTTGAGCGTGACGAAGGGCTGGTCCGCGCGGGCGCTCCAACGGTGGATGGCGCGGGCCAGCCGCTCCTTGCCCGTGCCCGTCTCACCGGTAATCAGCACCGGCGTGTCCGTCTCCGCCACCTGCCGCGCCCGCCGCGCCAGGTCTCGCATCACCGGGCTCTTCGACGTCTCGAGGATGCCCTCCGAGTCTCCGCCGAGCTGCGCCTCCAGCAGCTTCGCGTGCTCGTGGTCCTGACGGTGGAGACGCTCGAAGGTGGCGCGCTGCTCGGCTGACTGGATGGCCGTGGCCAGCATCTGCCCGTACACCTCCACCAGGTCCACCACCGGCTGGGGGTACGTCTCACACTCGGCGCGGTCCAGGGAGAGCACGCCGTAGCAGCGCTCACCCGCGCACAGCGGCACCACCATGCACGAATGCCCCGGCGGCAAATCCAGCACGCCGTCGAAAGGGTCTCCATCCCCGTGGGCATGGTCCTCTTCCGTGAAGGCCTTCGCCCGCCGCGTCTCCAGGGCCTGCCGCAGCGAGGGGAACTCCGACAGCTGCAACGAGTGCTGCCGCACCTTCGCGTTGGCCAACGGCCCTCGCGCGGCCACCGACACCAGCCGGCCCTCCTTCAGGAGGAACACCGTGGCCAGGTCGAAGCGCACCACCCGCGTCAGCCAGTCGAGCCCACGGCGCAGCAAATCCCCGACGGAATCCTCCGCCGTTGCCAGCTCAAGGAGGTCCCGAGCGTCCTTCGCACCGTCGATGGCGCCTGAAAAGTCGTCCTGCATGCCTACGAAATAATAGGGTTCCACCGAAATTGCAGTGAGGCAGGCACCGAGATTTCGTGCCCCACCGCTCCAGGCCGGAAGATCCGTCGCAACCCCCGGAACACAAAGCGATTCTTTTGAACATGCGGGGAGGGGCCGCCTTGTAGGTGAACGGAGCACGCGTTCGCGGCCGTACATTCGAGCCATTGCCTGTCCGGAGTGGGTGCAACCACGCGGCACTTCTCGTATTTTCCGCCCGCTCGTGAGGGCCACGAGCGGCCAGTCTCCCCCGGTTCGTCGATCCACCGAAATTGCAGTGGCGAAACGCACCGAGATTTCGTTAGACACCGGCCCAGCGGCACCGACCCAGTGGGGGCGAAATCCAAACCCCTGGAATCATTGATTCGAGGTTCTGGCACGGTGACTGCTAAGCGGTAGGACAGAACACGTTCACTGGGGTCGGCTCACCGCCGGGCCCCCATCCCAAGGAGCCGTAATGCTGACCGTTGGCGACAAGATCCCGAACTTCAAGGTGAAGGCCACCGTGTCCCTGGAGAAGGGCAAGGAGTTCCAGGACATCACGAACGAGACCTTCAAGGGCAAGTGGCTGGTCCTGTTCGCGTGGCCGAAGGACTTCACCTTCATCTGCCCCACGGAGATCGCGGAGTTCGGCAAGAAGAACAAGGACTTCACTGACCGTGACGCGCAGGTCCTCGGCCTGAGCACCGACAGCGAGTTCGTGCACCACGCGTGGCGCACGCACCACCCGGACCTGAAGAACCTGCCCTTCCCGATGCTGGCGGACATCAAGCACGAGCTGTGCAACGCGCTGGGCATCCTCCACAAGGAAGAGGGCGTGGCCCTCCGCGCGACGTTCATCGCGGACCCCGAGGGCATCATCCGCCACGTGACGGTCAACGACCTGTCCGTGGGCCGCAACGTCTCCGAGACGATCCGCACGCTGGACGCGCTCCAGACGGACGAACTGTGCCCCTGCAACTGGACCAAGGGTGAGGAGACCCTGACCCAGAAGCTGTCGAAGGCGGGGTAATCCACCATGGCCTCGCTCGAAGTCGTCCGCTCTGAACTCGCGGACTCCCACAAGGACACCCGCCTCAACCTCCAGGGTGTCCTGGAAGGTGGCAGCCTCACCGCGGAGCAGCGTTGGGGTGTGGCCGTGG is a genomic window of Myxococcus virescens containing:
- a CDS encoding LamB/YcsF family protein, yielding MTECLLNVDLGELPGEDEQLYALAHVANIACGGHAGDDASMRRALERCERHGTRVGAHPSYEDREGFGRRALDVTPEHLRAQVAAQCGRLAKLAADRHLPVTYAKPHGALYHAANATPALARAVVEGIVEALGTAVTCIGPGTGALHDAALAAGLAYAREGFADRGTRPDGSLIPRGQPGAVLTDHAQARANTVRLASSGSVDTVCVHGDTPGAVALAREVRATLDALALRAEPLGEGALRLVLPEGLERRATREALCAMPGVLDAVITEEHACVYFAPDAPPEEPRLALARLLRIPAPVAGRPLTTISVRYDGQDLRAVAERAGLTEDEVARRHTAREYTVRCVGFLPGFAYLGEVDPSIAVPRLATPRTRVPALAVGIAGGRTGVYPFASPGGWNLIGTALDFTAFTAEEGSVLQLGDRVRFKRVDR
- a CDS encoding biotin-dependent carboxyltransferase family protein, producing the protein MTGWLDITGVGAPVTVQDAGRPGKMHHGVPPGGPLVPELLALANLAVGNASGTAALEAFGRLELRARGRSVRVSMDGRALTLADGERLTVPAPESTSVRYVAVDGGLAVPEVLGGRGTLLVARLGGYEGRLLRSGDSLPLGDANERAEARAPGASLDAAAPIRVTLGPDNRRFEPATVATLLSGAFTVSAATDRVGMRLQGPSLTHGDEGTGTSRPMVRGAIQVTLSGTPIVLGPDHPTTGGYPLIATVIRADWGRLCARRPGAAVRFQEVSLEEAREAWRHHSEHFGIGTRPTKP
- a CDS encoding Uma2 family endonuclease, whose amino-acid sequence is MGNETKRPATYEDLMALPENMVGQIIDGELIALPRPASPHAVAHSVLGGLLVSRFQVGQRAPGGWWIVTEPELHVGQDVLVPDIAGWRRERMPMMRRVPFFTLAPDWVCEVLSPSTWKLDRNRKREIYAREGVGHVWLVDPTAKALEVFARREGEWAARGQYSGDACVRAEPFEDLELDLGALWPPELEAP
- a CDS encoding sigma 54-interacting transcriptional regulator; translation: MQDDFSGAIDGAKDARDLLELATAEDSVGDLLRRGLDWLTRVVRFDLATVFLLKEGRLVSVAARGPLANAKVRQHSLQLSEFPSLRQALETRRAKAFTEEDHAHGDGDPFDGVLDLPPGHSCMVVPLCAGERCYGVLSLDRAECETYPQPVVDLVEVYGQMLATAIQSAEQRATFERLHRQDHEHAKLLEAQLGGDSEGILETSKSPVMRDLARRARQVAETDTPVLITGETGTGKERLARAIHRWSARADQPFVTLNCAAIPAGLLESELFGHVKGAFTGATKDRAGRFQMAHGGTLLLDEVGELPFDLQAKLLRALQEKTFEPVGSDKTVRADVRILAATHVDLQQAIAQKRFREDLYYRLSVFPLRLPPLRERREDLPQLCAFLLEEQARRTGRRGMRVTPEGLVRLEAYEWPGNLRELANVLERATILTRGTELGPESFDVPTRGAAGVTALPEEPAPAVGGQKLTPVLTLAAVQREHIMRVLSLTRGRVYGANGAAALLGLKPSTLQSRMKKLGIARLEQFVVDEA
- a CDS encoding peroxiredoxin, coding for MLTVGDKIPNFKVKATVSLEKGKEFQDITNETFKGKWLVLFAWPKDFTFICPTEIAEFGKKNKDFTDRDAQVLGLSTDSEFVHHAWRTHHPDLKNLPFPMLADIKHELCNALGILHKEEGVALRATFIADPEGIIRHVTVNDLSVGRNVSETIRTLDALQTDELCPCNWTKGEETLTQKLSKAG